Proteins from a genomic interval of Streptomyces sp. Tu6071:
- a CDS encoding CsbD family protein, translating into MAADEKTQAKTEQAKGKVKETAGRAVGNERLTAEGRADQVKGDTRQAKEKMKDIAKD; encoded by the coding sequence ATGGCCGCGGACGAGAAGACCCAGGCGAAGACCGAGCAGGCCAAGGGCAAGGTCAAGGAGACGGCCGGTCGCGCGGTCGGCAACGAGCGCCTCACCGCCGAGGGCCGCGCCGACCAGGTCAAGGGCGACACCCGCCAGGCCAAGGAGAAGATGAAGGACATCGCCAAGGACTGA
- a CDS encoding bifunctional aspartate transaminase/aspartate 4-decarboxylase has translation MNQPASRAVDHSSGYSREQIRRYGQLSPFELKNVFIDLAQHKQEDEPGQKGTSQTQMLNAGRGNPNWIATGPREAFHALGYFALEESKRVWTADHLGGMPEARGAGGRFDSFLRRHPELPGTELLERCVEEARRRFGLDKDTLVHELADGITGDNYPVPDRILPCAEQIIRGYLGEEMYGGTLPEGNVSLFATEGGTAAMCYIFDSLLKNDVVKKGDRIALMVPVFTPYIEIPALDTFDFDVVLVRASMFAEEGVREWRYPEEEVAKLADPSIRLVCLVNPSNPPSLALSERVRNQLKDIVAGPNPDLVVVTDDVYGTFVEGFTSLAADLPHNTLLVYSYSKHYGATGWRLGVIALHDDNVIDRRIAALPEEAKDRLAKRYGTLTLEPGKMRFIDRMVADSRDVALNHTAGLSTPQQVLMTLFSLFDLLDEGQAYKHRIRGIVADRLRLLLEGAEMKIAEDPLRAGYYIELDLLAEAERTRGPEFARYLQDTYEPIDPLFRLAEQTGVVLLNGGGFDGPEWSVRVSLANLDDLDYLRIGHYVRAVFDEYAEEWRRATSG, from the coding sequence ATGAACCAGCCCGCATCCCGCGCCGTCGACCACTCCTCCGGCTACAGCCGCGAGCAGATCAGGCGGTACGGGCAGCTCAGCCCGTTCGAGCTGAAGAACGTCTTCATCGACCTCGCCCAGCACAAGCAGGAGGACGAGCCGGGCCAGAAGGGCACCTCGCAGACGCAGATGCTCAACGCGGGCCGCGGCAACCCGAACTGGATCGCGACCGGGCCGCGCGAAGCCTTCCACGCACTCGGCTACTTCGCGCTGGAGGAGTCGAAGCGCGTGTGGACGGCCGACCACCTCGGCGGGATGCCGGAGGCGCGCGGCGCGGGCGGGCGCTTCGACTCCTTCCTGCGCCGCCACCCCGAACTCCCGGGCACGGAACTGCTCGAACGGTGCGTCGAGGAGGCGCGGCGGCGCTTCGGGCTCGACAAGGACACGCTCGTCCACGAACTCGCCGACGGCATCACGGGCGACAACTACCCCGTCCCGGACCGCATCCTGCCGTGCGCCGAGCAGATCATCCGCGGGTACCTCGGCGAGGAGATGTACGGGGGCACGCTGCCCGAAGGGAACGTGAGCCTCTTCGCGACCGAGGGCGGCACGGCCGCGATGTGCTACATCTTCGACTCGCTCCTGAAGAACGACGTCGTCAAGAAGGGCGACCGCATCGCGCTCATGGTGCCGGTCTTCACCCCGTACATCGAGATCCCCGCACTCGACACCTTCGACTTCGACGTCGTCCTCGTCCGCGCGAGCATGTTCGCGGAGGAGGGCGTCAGGGAGTGGCGCTACCCGGAGGAGGAGGTCGCGAAGCTCGCCGATCCCTCGATCAGGCTCGTGTGCCTCGTCAACCCGAGCAACCCGCCCTCGCTCGCGCTGAGCGAGCGGGTCAGGAACCAGCTCAAGGACATCGTCGCGGGGCCCAACCCGGACCTCGTCGTCGTGACGGACGACGTCTACGGGACCTTCGTCGAGGGCTTCACCTCGCTCGCCGCCGACCTCCCGCACAACACGCTGCTCGTGTACTCGTACTCGAAGCACTACGGGGCGACGGGCTGGCGGCTCGGTGTCATCGCGCTCCACGACGACAACGTGATCGACCGGCGGATCGCCGCGCTGCCCGAGGAGGCGAAGGACCGGCTCGCGAAGCGGTACGGGACGCTCACGCTCGAACCGGGGAAGATGCGCTTCATCGACCGCATGGTCGCCGACTCGCGGGACGTCGCGCTCAACCACACGGCGGGGCTCTCGACGCCGCAGCAGGTCCTCATGACGCTCTTCTCGCTCTTCGACCTGCTCGACGAGGGCCAGGCGTACAAGCACCGCATCCGCGGGATCGTCGCCGACCGGCTGCGGCTCCTCCTGGAGGGCGCCGAGATGAAGATCGCCGAGGACCCGCTGCGGGCCGGGTACTACATCGAGCTGGACCTGCTCGCCGAGGCCGAGCGCACGCGCGGCCCCGAGTTCGCGCGCTACCTCCAGGACACGTACGAGCCCATCGACCCGCTCTTCCGCCTCGCCGAGCAGACCGGCGTGGTCCTCCTCAACGGCGGGGGCTTCGACGGCCCGGAGTGGTCGGTACGGGTCTCGCTCGCGAACCTCGACGACCTCGACTACCTGCGGATCGGGCACTACGTGCGGGCCGTCTTCGACGAGTACGCCGAGGAGTGGCGGCGGGCGACCTCGGGCTGA
- the aspT gene encoding aspartate-alanine antiporter: protein MIDFLNRDIFRPYPELLVFLTVALGFLVGKLRYKAIALGSVTGCLIVGLFLGAQFKVGIDQTVKNLFFTMFLFALGYRVGPQFFRGLKKDGLPQVLNALVVCLTGLGITWAFAKMLGYGPGLGAGLLGGALTQSAVIGVAQDAISHLPGLSPGQLKEQSNLVPIAYAVTYPLGTILCAVLLANVLPRIYRVDMPKEAAALARALDAPDENPDLGEGYQEIVLRAYRLERPDLVGRTIEEFERQQDHLGHRIYLTRVRREGKVLPHDQGLRLRQGDTLAVSALRGSLVAFDARTHIGPETDDSDLLTYQTESLHVVVSEKTRIGETIGDLREEPFMVGVYIDEMYRSGALYPYRLATKLSRGDTLILKGPERLVPAAGRAIGKPVPTSFATDMIWVGLGIVLGGCIGIPALTLGGVPISLSTSGGALIMGLVFGWIRGRYPTFGNVPPGAQWFMDTLGLCLFIAVVGLNAGPSFTSGLAKAGWGLLLFGAIATLVPLLVGFFFGHYVQHLRFPLLMGVLAGGQTTTAAIGAVNEAAKNQVPTLGYTVPYAFSNVLLTIWGAVIVLLNH, encoded by the coding sequence ATGATCGACTTCCTCAACCGCGACATCTTCCGGCCCTACCCGGAACTGCTCGTCTTCCTCACGGTCGCCCTCGGCTTCCTCGTGGGCAAGCTGCGGTACAAGGCGATCGCGCTCGGCAGCGTCACCGGCTGCCTGATCGTCGGGCTGTTCCTCGGCGCCCAGTTCAAGGTGGGCATCGACCAGACGGTGAAGAACCTGTTCTTCACGATGTTCCTCTTCGCGCTCGGCTACCGCGTCGGGCCGCAGTTCTTCCGCGGCCTGAAGAAGGACGGGCTGCCGCAGGTGCTCAACGCGCTCGTCGTGTGCCTGACGGGGCTCGGCATCACGTGGGCCTTCGCGAAGATGCTCGGGTACGGGCCCGGTCTCGGCGCGGGCCTGCTCGGCGGGGCGCTCACGCAGTCCGCCGTCATCGGGGTCGCGCAGGACGCCATCTCGCACCTGCCCGGCCTCTCGCCGGGTCAGCTCAAGGAGCAGTCCAACCTCGTCCCGATCGCCTACGCGGTGACGTACCCGCTCGGCACGATCCTGTGCGCCGTCCTCCTCGCGAACGTCCTCCCCAGGATCTACCGCGTCGACATGCCGAAGGAGGCCGCCGCCCTCGCCCGCGCACTGGACGCGCCCGACGAGAACCCGGATCTCGGCGAGGGCTACCAGGAGATCGTCCTGCGCGCCTACCGCCTGGAGCGGCCCGATCTCGTCGGCCGCACGATCGAGGAGTTCGAGCGGCAGCAGGACCACCTCGGCCACCGGATCTACCTCACGAGGGTGAGACGCGAGGGGAAGGTCCTCCCGCACGACCAGGGACTCCGGCTCCGGCAGGGCGACACGCTCGCGGTGAGCGCGCTGCGCGGCTCGCTCGTCGCGTTCGACGCGCGCACGCACATCGGTCCCGAGACGGACGACTCCGACCTCCTCACGTACCAGACCGAATCGCTGCACGTCGTCGTCTCGGAGAAGACGCGGATCGGCGAGACGATCGGCGACCTGCGCGAGGAGCCGTTCATGGTCGGCGTGTACATCGACGAGATGTACCGCTCGGGCGCGCTGTACCCGTACCGCCTCGCGACGAAGCTGAGCCGGGGCGACACGCTGATCCTCAAGGGGCCCGAGCGGCTCGTGCCGGCCGCCGGGAGGGCGATCGGCAAGCCGGTCCCCACGAGCTTCGCGACGGACATGATCTGGGTCGGGCTCGGCATCGTGCTGGGCGGCTGCATCGGGATTCCCGCGCTGACCCTCGGCGGGGTGCCGATCTCGCTGTCGACCTCGGGCGGGGCGCTGATCATGGGGCTCGTCTTCGGCTGGATCAGGGGCCGTTACCCGACCTTCGGAAACGTGCCGCCCGGCGCGCAGTGGTTCATGGACACGCTCGGACTGTGTCTCTTCATCGCCGTCGTCGGCCTCAACGCGGGGCCGAGCTTCACGAGCGGTCTGGCGAAGGCCGGGTGGGGGCTCCTGCTCTTCGGCGCGATCGCGACGCTCGTGCCGCTGCTCGTCGGCTTCTTCTTCGGCCACTACGTGCAGCACCTGCGCTTCCCGCTCCTCATGGGCGTGCTCGCGGGCGGCCAGACCACGACGGCCGCGATCGGCGCCGTCAACGAGGCGGCGAAGAACCAGGTGCCGACGCTCGGTTACACCGTGCCGTACGCCTTCAGCAACGTGCTGCTGACGATCTGGGGCGCGGTCATCGTCCTGCTCAACCACTGA
- the aspT gene encoding aspartate-alanine antiporter gives MGIIRDHPELALFLCLAVGYLVGKLHVGPITLGGICGTLIVSLLLGTRHVSVGDDVKTIFFAIFIFALGYMAGPQFFANLNRRGLRYGVLSLIELVTVLVIAYVLAKAFDLDIGTASGILAGAATESAVVGTATEAIGKLSGLSAHQISEYQGHVATAYTVCYLFGLITIVLFTSQILPLLMHINLADASRELWAKMRGDAPALESDEREALPSTVGRTYLVTHADGRTVGEIEAASGQRVTVERIKRGGKILTPAPELRLTLSDLLLVVGRRGATIEAGRHIGPETGSVPGLDSPLATRQISLTDKATTGRTVDQLQHDHPEFLRDGVYVTDVVRGDQDLPAAPETVLRRGDVLTLVGARSGLDRLTKKLGSVVKNSSADFIYIGFGIALGSLLGQVVVRIGDIPLSLGTGGGCLVSGLVFGWFRNRSQTFGAFPPQAASTLKDLGLAVFIACTGLDSGPQAWPLIKQYGALLPFAGIGMVLIPACISLFVGLKLLKLDKPLLIGAIAGQQCSTPAITAITQVSKSSVPLIGYTITYTLSNFLLPLTGPILVGVLGS, from the coding sequence ATGGGGATCATCCGCGACCATCCCGAACTCGCCCTCTTCCTGTGCCTCGCCGTCGGCTACCTCGTCGGCAAGCTGCACGTCGGGCCGATCACGCTCGGCGGCATCTGCGGGACGCTCATCGTCTCGCTGCTGCTCGGCACGCGGCACGTCTCGGTCGGGGACGACGTGAAGACCATCTTCTTCGCGATCTTCATCTTCGCGCTCGGCTACATGGCGGGCCCGCAGTTCTTCGCCAACCTCAACCGGCGCGGGCTGCGCTACGGCGTGCTCTCGCTCATCGAGCTGGTCACGGTGCTCGTCATCGCGTACGTGCTGGCGAAGGCTTTCGACCTCGACATCGGGACCGCCTCCGGCATCCTCGCCGGGGCCGCGACCGAATCGGCCGTCGTCGGCACCGCGACCGAGGCGATCGGCAAGCTCTCGGGCCTGAGTGCGCACCAGATCAGCGAGTACCAGGGGCACGTGGCCACCGCGTACACCGTCTGCTACCTCTTCGGCCTCATCACGATCGTGCTCTTCACGAGCCAGATCCTGCCGCTCCTGATGCACATCAACCTCGCCGACGCCTCGCGCGAACTGTGGGCGAAGATGCGCGGCGACGCACCGGCCCTGGAGTCGGACGAGCGCGAGGCGCTGCCCTCCACGGTGGGCCGTACGTACCTCGTCACGCACGCGGACGGGAGGACGGTCGGCGAGATCGAGGCGGCGAGCGGGCAGCGGGTCACCGTGGAGCGGATCAAGCGCGGCGGCAAGATCCTCACGCCCGCCCCCGAACTGCGGCTCACCCTCTCCGACCTCCTCCTCGTCGTGGGCCGCCGCGGGGCGACCATCGAGGCGGGGCGGCACATCGGGCCCGAGACCGGTTCCGTGCCGGGGCTCGACTCGCCGCTCGCGACGCGGCAGATCTCGCTCACGGACAAGGCGACGACCGGCAGGACGGTCGACCAGCTCCAGCACGACCACCCGGAGTTCCTGCGAGACGGGGTGTACGTCACCGATGTCGTACGGGGTGATCAGGACCTGCCCGCCGCCCCGGAGACCGTGCTCAGACGCGGGGACGTGCTGACCCTCGTCGGGGCGCGCTCCGGGCTCGACAGGCTGACGAAGAAGCTCGGTTCGGTCGTCAAGAACTCGAGCGCCGACTTCATCTACATCGGCTTCGGCATCGCGCTCGGCTCGCTGCTCGGGCAGGTCGTGGTGCGGATCGGGGACATCCCGCTCTCCCTCGGCACCGGCGGCGGCTGCCTCGTCTCGGGGCTCGTCTTCGGCTGGTTCCGCAACCGCAGCCAGACCTTCGGCGCCTTCCCGCCGCAGGCCGCGAGCACGCTCAAGGACCTCGGCCTCGCGGTCTTCATCGCCTGCACGGGGCTCGACTCGGGCCCGCAGGCGTGGCCGCTCATCAAGCAGTACGGAGCGCTGCTGCCCTTCGCGGGGATCGGCATGGTCCTGATCCCGGCCTGCATCTCGCTCTTCGTCGGGCTCAAGCTGCTCAAGCTCGACAAGCCGCTGCTCATCGGGGCCATCGCGGGCCAGCAGTGCTCGACCCCGGCGATCACCGCGATCACACAGGTCTCGAAGAGTTCCGTACCGCTCATCGGCTACACGATCACCTACACCCTCTCGAACTTCCTCCTGCCCCTCACCGGGCCGATCCTCGTGGGAGTCCTGGGGTCCTGA
- a CDS encoding LacI family DNA-binding transcriptional regulator has protein sequence MTRVKRGAGRPTLEEVASRAGVGRGTVSRVINGSPKVSPRTRAAVEAAVLELGYVPNTAARALAANRADAIALVVPEPQTRFFAEPYFSDIVLGIGSALADTPLQLLLTFAGGERERGRLAGYLDAHRVDGVLLVAVHADDPLPDRLAELGMPAVISGPRSAAETLPSVDSDNYGGAVAAVRHLQSRGRRRIAHITGRLEVYGAERRLAGYRASIEGEPLVAESDFTEEGGRRAMAELLDRAPGLDAVFAASDLLASGARHTLRAAGRRIPEDVALIGFDDSAIARHLDPPLTSVSQPTAEMGRVMTRMLLDEIAARAAGAGTPAGTAGRQTVLATRLVVRESS, from the coding sequence ATGACGCGGGTGAAGCGGGGCGCGGGACGGCCGACCCTCGAGGAGGTCGCGAGCCGCGCGGGCGTGGGGCGCGGCACGGTCTCGCGGGTCATCAACGGCTCGCCGAAGGTCAGCCCCCGCACACGCGCCGCCGTCGAGGCCGCCGTGCTCGAACTCGGCTACGTGCCGAACACCGCCGCCCGCGCGCTCGCCGCGAACCGCGCGGACGCGATCGCGCTCGTCGTCCCCGAGCCGCAGACCCGCTTCTTCGCCGAGCCGTACTTCTCCGACATCGTCCTCGGCATCGGCAGCGCGCTCGCCGACACGCCGCTTCAGCTCCTGCTCACCTTCGCGGGCGGCGAGCGCGAGCGCGGCAGGCTCGCCGGTTACCTCGACGCGCACCGCGTCGACGGCGTCCTCCTCGTCGCGGTCCACGCCGACGACCCGCTCCCCGACCGCCTCGCCGAACTCGGCATGCCCGCCGTCATCAGCGGCCCCCGCTCCGCCGCCGAGACGCTCCCCTCGGTCGACTCCGACAACTACGGCGGCGCCGTCGCCGCCGTCCGCCACCTCCAGAGCCGGGGCCGCCGCCGCATCGCCCACATCACGGGGCGCCTGGAGGTCTACGGCGCCGAGCGCCGCCTCGCCGGCTACCGCGCCTCGATCGAGGGCGAACCCCTGGTCGCCGAGTCGGACTTCACGGAGGAGGGCGGCCGTCGGGCGATGGCCGAACTCCTCGACCGCGCCCCGGGCCTGGACGCCGTCTTCGCCGCCTCCGACCTCCTCGCCTCCGGCGCCCGCCACACCTTGCGCGCCGCGGGCCGTCGCATCCCCGAGGACGTCGCCCTGATCGGCTTCGACGACAGCGCGATCGCCCGCCACCTCGACCCGCCCCTGACCAGCGTGAGCCAGCCGACGGCGGAGATGGGCCGCGTGATGACCCGCATGCTCCTCGACGAGATCGCCGCCCGAGCCGCCGGAGCCGGCACCCCGGCGGGAACAGCGGGCCGCCAGACGGTGCTGGCGACGCGGCTGGTGGTCCGGGAGTCGAGCTGA
- a CDS encoding DNA polymerase ligase N-terminal domain-containing protein yields MEPLGTYRHKRDFTRTREPSGTGSLAADAKAHPLFVVQIHDARRMHFDFRLEVDGVLKSWAVPKGPSDDPSDKRLAVPTEDHPMEYRTFEGVIPKGEYGGGTVLVWDQGTYEPLSHDKRGHPLPFDEALASGHATFRLEGDKLRGEYALTRFRTGGKGEEAWLLIKAREKGVRPGEGHGTPDPHRARSARTGRTLGQVAEED; encoded by the coding sequence ATGGAACCGCTCGGCACCTACCGTCACAAGCGGGACTTCACCCGCACCCGGGAACCGTCCGGCACGGGCTCGCTCGCGGCGGACGCCAAGGCGCACCCGCTCTTCGTCGTCCAGATCCACGACGCGCGCCGGATGCACTTCGACTTCCGCCTGGAGGTCGACGGGGTCCTGAAGTCGTGGGCGGTGCCGAAGGGCCCTTCGGACGACCCGAGCGACAAGCGCCTCGCGGTCCCCACGGAGGACCACCCCATGGAGTACCGCACCTTCGAGGGCGTGATCCCGAAGGGCGAGTACGGGGGCGGGACCGTCCTCGTCTGGGACCAGGGCACGTACGAGCCCCTGAGCCACGACAAGCGCGGGCACCCCCTCCCCTTCGACGAGGCGCTCGCCTCCGGCCACGCGACCTTCCGCCTGGAGGGCGACAAGCTCCGCGGGGAGTACGCGCTCACGCGCTTCCGCACGGGCGGCAAGGGCGAGGAGGCGTGGCTCCTGATCAAGGCCCGCGAGAAGGGCGTACGCCCCGGCGAGGGCCACGGCACCCCCGACCCGCACCGCGCCCGCTCGGCCCGTACGGGCCGCACGCTGGGGCAGGTGGCGGAAGAGGACTGA
- a CDS encoding MarR family winged helix-turn-helix transcriptional regulator has translation MRPTAEVEYEQLLLSRHGYLGRGGGRRQDGLMDRSAYVLLSRIHIQGAPMSIGELSEAFGLDASTLNRQTAAATRAGLIERIPDPAGGMARKFRLTAEGERQLSEEREGLITSLDRIMRDWPEEDIAAFASYLRRFNTDIERLSGRSWPRP, from the coding sequence GTGCGGCCGACGGCCGAGGTCGAGTACGAACAACTGCTGCTGAGCAGACACGGGTACCTGGGCCGGGGCGGAGGCCGCCGCCAGGACGGCCTCATGGACCGCAGTGCCTACGTCCTGCTGAGCCGCATCCACATCCAGGGCGCCCCGATGTCGATCGGCGAGCTGAGCGAGGCGTTCGGCCTCGACGCCTCGACCCTCAACCGCCAGACCGCCGCCGCGACGCGCGCGGGCCTGATCGAGCGCATCCCGGACCCGGCCGGCGGCATGGCCCGCAAGTTCCGCCTCACGGCGGAGGGCGAGCGCCAACTCTCCGAGGAACGCGAGGGCCTGATCACCTCGCTCGACCGCATCATGCGGGACTGGCCGGAGGAGGACATCGCCGCCTTCGCGTCCTACCTGCGCCGCTTCAACACGGACATCGAGAGGCTGAGCGGCAGATCCTGGCCGAGGCCGTAG
- a CDS encoding MFS transporter, with protein sequence MSTVDPVDTAQPPPHSKGVVATLAFAGIVAAIMQTLVTPLLADLPQILHSTPGNTAWVITVTLLTGAVCVPVVGRLGDLVGKRPMLLICCAPLIAGSVVCALSSSVLPMIVGRALQGMGMGVVPLGIALLRDVVPAERLSSSIAMVSASMGIGGGLGLPIAAAVAQYANWRVLFWGSAVLAAAVTALLWALVPNVPAGARGQRFDLPGALGLGAGLVCLLLGISKGADWGWGSATTLGLLGAAVVVLLLWGVWETRTKDPVVDLRTTARPRVLLTNAASIFTGFGMYASMLVLPQLLQFPEATGYGLGQSMLAAGLWMAPGGIMMMFVSPLGGKLSNARGPKFTLVSGVLVIAAGYGLSLLLMGSAWGVMVALMVINSGVGLAYGAMPALIMGAVPLSESAAANGFNALMRSLGTSIGAAVVGVVLAQLTTDFGGHVLTSENGFRTGLLVGCGVALLAGLVAAAIPYRREAEGPRASGAVRVESREAVAEG encoded by the coding sequence ATGAGCACCGTGGACCCCGTGGACACCGCCCAGCCCCCGCCCCACAGCAAGGGCGTCGTCGCCACTCTGGCCTTCGCCGGGATCGTCGCCGCGATCATGCAGACGCTCGTCACGCCGCTCCTCGCGGACCTGCCGCAGATCCTGCACAGCACCCCCGGCAACACCGCGTGGGTCATCACCGTGACCCTGCTCACCGGCGCCGTCTGCGTCCCGGTGGTGGGGCGCCTCGGCGACCTCGTCGGCAAGCGGCCGATGCTGCTCATCTGCTGTGCGCCGCTCATCGCAGGTTCCGTCGTCTGCGCGCTCTCCTCCTCCGTGCTGCCGATGATCGTCGGGCGCGCGCTCCAGGGGATGGGCATGGGCGTCGTGCCGCTCGGCATCGCGCTGCTCCGGGACGTCGTACCGGCCGAGCGGCTGTCCTCGTCGATCGCGATGGTCAGCGCCTCGATGGGGATCGGCGGCGGCCTCGGCCTGCCGATCGCCGCGGCCGTCGCGCAGTACGCGAACTGGCGCGTCCTGTTCTGGGGCTCGGCGGTCCTCGCCGCCGCCGTCACCGCGCTCCTGTGGGCCCTGGTGCCGAACGTCCCGGCCGGTGCGCGCGGTCAGCGCTTCGACCTGCCCGGAGCGCTCGGTCTCGGCGCGGGGCTCGTGTGCCTGCTGCTCGGCATCTCCAAGGGCGCCGACTGGGGCTGGGGCTCGGCCACGACGCTCGGGCTGCTCGGCGCCGCGGTCGTCGTGCTCCTGCTGTGGGGCGTGTGGGAGACCCGCACGAAGGACCCCGTCGTCGACCTGCGCACGACCGCGCGACCCCGCGTCCTGCTCACCAACGCCGCCTCGATCTTCACCGGCTTCGGCATGTACGCCTCGATGCTCGTGCTGCCGCAGTTGCTCCAGTTCCCGGAGGCGACGGGGTACGGGCTCGGGCAGTCGATGCTCGCGGCGGGGCTGTGGATGGCGCCCGGCGGCATCATGATGATGTTCGTCTCGCCGCTCGGCGGGAAGCTCTCCAACGCGCGCGGCCCGAAGTTCACGCTGGTCAGCGGGGTGCTCGTGATCGCGGCCGGGTACGGGCTCTCGCTCCTGCTCATGGGCTCGGCGTGGGGCGTCATGGTCGCGCTCATGGTGATCAACAGCGGCGTCGGGCTCGCGTACGGCGCGATGCCGGCGCTCATCATGGGCGCCGTGCCGCTCTCCGAGTCGGCGGCGGCCAACGGCTTCAACGCGCTGATGCGCTCGCTCGGGACGTCGATCGGCGCGGCCGTCGTGGGGGTCGTCCTCGCGCAGCTCACGACGGACTTCGGGGGCCATGTGCTGACCTCGGAGAACGGGTTCAGGACCGGGCTGCTCGTCGGCTGCGGGGTCGCGCTGCTCGCGGGGCTCGTCGCGGCGGCCATCCCGTACCGGCGGGAGGCGGAGGGGCCGCGCGCGAGCGGGGCCGTGCGGGTGGAGAGCCGCGAGGCGGTCGCGGAGGGCTGA
- a CDS encoding DUF4267 domain-containing protein, whose translation MPTALTTTATVIVWVIAVGIMLIGARFQFTPRAATDFGIPGTPAELPAFRAWASVKGNRDITLGLMLLIALLGASDHLTGWMTLAGALAAGADALAVRFSGGPAAAYLGVHGATSAVSVAAGVVLLLS comes from the coding sequence ATGCCCACCGCCCTCACCACCACCGCCACCGTCATCGTCTGGGTCATCGCCGTCGGGATCATGCTCATCGGGGCGCGCTTCCAGTTCACCCCGCGGGCCGCGACGGACTTCGGCATCCCCGGCACCCCCGCCGAGCTGCCCGCCTTCCGCGCCTGGGCCTCCGTCAAGGGGAACCGCGACATCACCCTCGGGCTCATGCTGCTGATCGCGCTGCTCGGCGCGAGCGACCACCTGACGGGCTGGATGACGCTGGCGGGCGCGCTCGCCGCCGGGGCCGACGCGCTCGCGGTCCGGTTCAGCGGCGGCCCCGCCGCGGCGTACCTCGGCGTGCACGGCGCCACGTCGGCCGTCTCGGTCGCGGCCGGAGTCGTCCTCCTGCTCTCCTGA
- a CDS encoding TetR/AcrR family transcriptional regulator, translated as MSITANRRERERAERHRLILAVARELAETEGWEAVTTRRLAERVEYSQPVLYSHFKGKDAIVEAVAEEGFAELGDLLRRARAEAGPGRRSGVRAVSRAYLDFAVEHEALYQAMFVMPTGLKFASEETPEVLRSTFNAFVEALPEETETREGRAELLWAALHGISVLSATGRVPAEHGDARLDLLIDGIVPGE; from the coding sequence ATGTCCATCACAGCGAACCGTCGCGAACGTGAACGAGCCGAGCGCCACCGGCTGATCCTGGCCGTGGCAAGGGAGTTGGCCGAGACCGAGGGCTGGGAGGCGGTCACCACGCGCCGCCTCGCGGAACGGGTGGAGTACAGCCAGCCCGTGCTCTACAGCCATTTCAAGGGGAAGGACGCGATCGTCGAGGCGGTCGCCGAAGAGGGTTTCGCCGAGCTGGGCGACCTGCTGCGGCGGGCGCGCGCGGAGGCGGGGCCGGGGCGGCGGAGCGGGGTACGGGCGGTGAGCCGCGCCTACCTGGACTTCGCCGTCGAGCACGAGGCGCTCTACCAGGCGATGTTCGTCATGCCGACCGGGCTGAAGTTCGCCAGCGAGGAGACGCCGGAGGTGCTGCGCAGCACCTTCAACGCCTTCGTGGAGGCGCTGCCCGAGGAGACGGAGACGCGCGAGGGACGTGCGGAGCTGCTGTGGGCGGCGCTGCACGGCATCTCGGTGCTGTCCGCGACGGGAAGGGTCCCGGCGGAGCACGGCGACGCGCGCCTCGACCTGCTGATCGACGGGATCGTGCCGGGGGAGTGA